A portion of the Thermodesulfobacteriota bacterium genome contains these proteins:
- a CDS encoding sigma-54 dependent transcriptional regulator has translation MENKPILVVDDEDQVRMMLSSMLSRSGYDVDSASGGIEALNKFAENDYGLVITDVVMPEMSGMELLGQVKKKSPDVPIIMVTGHGTIDNAVEAMQKGAFDYILKPFSSKAIETAVKRAGLLSDGTTKDRLEINQSGPGSKAKEIITRDETLLNILETAKNVSSSNATVLIQGESGTGKELLASFIHRHGRGGKAPYVAVNCAALPDSLAESELFGHEKGSFTGAVVRKTGKFEMAGRGTIVLDEISEMTLPLQAKILRVLQEREIDRVGGKKTVPIHARVIAISNINLKKAVKEGKFREDLFYRVNVVALTIPPLRQRRGDISLLAEHFLEKHSRNNNKKKPQLSDKAMSILQNHDWRGNIRELENTMERAILLGEDEVITPANLCLEESGFDEFSDDSKINIPLKAGITVRDMEKKLIVKTLEDLNDNRTHAAELLGISIRTLRNKLREYREEG, from the coding sequence ATGGAAAACAAGCCGATACTAGTTGTGGATGATGAAGATCAAGTACGAATGATGCTTTCAAGCATGTTGAGTCGCAGCGGATATGATGTGGATAGTGCATCGGGCGGCATAGAAGCGTTGAATAAATTTGCAGAAAATGACTACGGCCTGGTGATTACCGATGTCGTGATGCCGGAAATGTCAGGCATGGAGTTATTAGGCCAAGTAAAAAAAAAATCTCCCGATGTTCCGATTATCATGGTTACCGGTCACGGAACCATTGATAACGCGGTAGAGGCGATGCAAAAGGGAGCGTTTGATTACATTCTCAAACCTTTCTCCTCTAAAGCGATCGAAACGGCAGTCAAACGCGCAGGGCTTTTATCCGATGGCACCACTAAAGATAGGCTTGAAATAAATCAGTCAGGCCCGGGTAGTAAAGCCAAAGAAATCATTACCAGGGACGAAACCCTTCTTAATATCTTGGAAACAGCTAAAAATGTTTCTTCAAGTAATGCAACGGTTCTTATCCAGGGGGAAAGCGGAACAGGGAAAGAGCTTCTGGCTTCCTTTATTCATCGGCACGGGAGAGGGGGCAAAGCGCCCTATGTGGCTGTGAACTGTGCGGCTTTACCCGATTCGCTGGCAGAAAGTGAACTGTTCGGACACGAAAAAGGATCATTTACCGGAGCGGTGGTAAGGAAGACGGGAAAGTTTGAAATGGCAGGCAGGGGGACCATTGTGCTTGATGAAATCAGCGAAATGACGCTGCCGCTTCAGGCAAAGATATTGCGGGTGCTTCAGGAAAGGGAAATAGATCGAGTGGGAGGGAAAAAAACAGTTCCTATTCATGCAAGAGTGATCGCCATAAGCAATATTAATCTGAAAAAAGCGGTTAAAGAAGGAAAATTCAGAGAAGATTTGTTTTACAGGGTGAATGTGGTGGCTTTGACTATTCCACCCCTGCGACAGCGAAGAGGAGATATCTCACTGCTGGCTGAGCATTTCCTGGAAAAACACAGCAGGAATAATAATAAAAAAAAGCCACAGTTGTCTGATAAGGCAATGTCAATTCTCCAAAATCATGACTGGAGAGGGAATATAAGGGAACTGGAAAATACAATGGAAAGAGCCATACTGCTTGGAGAAGATGAAGTCATTACACCGGCAAACCTATGTCTGGAAGAATCAGGTTTTGATGAATTTTCTGATGATTCAAAAATAAACATTCCTTTAAAAGCAGGTATAACGGTAAGGGATATGGAAAAAAAGCTGATTGTCAAGACGCTGGAAGATCTCAATGACAACCGAACACATGCGGCCGAATTATTAGGCATCAGCATCCGTACACTGAGAAATAAATTAAGGGAATACAGGGAGGAGGGTTAA
- the fliJ gene encoding flagellar export protein FliJ, whose translation MYKFSLQSLLDHRKHLEETLDKELGRIKREVIYEKRRLKNIITAKTKCKAELEKKQGEANKVNEVILCFNYLGKLAKDIDEQKKRLKGVEKKYNIKRGELIEAMKNRKTLERLKEKEMKAFNYSNMKVEQDMMNEMAANRFIRKTSKPG comes from the coding sequence ATGTACAAATTCAGCCTTCAATCACTTCTGGATCATAGGAAGCATTTAGAGGAAACCCTGGACAAAGAGTTGGGAAGAATTAAGCGAGAAGTAATTTATGAAAAGAGAAGGCTGAAAAATATCATAACAGCAAAGACAAAATGTAAAGCAGAGCTGGAGAAAAAGCAGGGTGAGGCTAACAAGGTCAATGAAGTCATACTTTGCTTTAATTATCTTGGTAAATTGGCAAAAGACATTGATGAACAAAAAAAGCGCCTTAAGGGTGTGGAAAAAAAATACAATATAAAGCGCGGTGAGTTAATTGAAGCGATGAAGAACAGAAAAACCTTAGAGAGGTTGAAAGAAAAAGAGATGAAAGCATTTAACTACTCGAACATGAAAGTCGAACAGGACATGATGAACGAGATGGCGGCAAATCGATTTATCAGAAAAACTTCCAAACCGGGATAG
- the fliG gene encoding flagellar motor switch protein FliG, producing the protein MDPNKLPGSLKIAILIQSMSEEASQVIINSLDEKEREVVSNHMAQMGSIPPDLVEKVVDEFTESTRHAKNRKRLGIPEKDNKENGEEYIKRINTRSASLGALLSLDSDKLYELVKDEHPQTIAIIMVHVKTRIASDVLSRLPDETKKEVAFRVANLDKVMAEMIEEVNSAFEDIIDTMDSSISNAKGGTDRVAEILNQTDEMSSEYILNEIEENDPEMAAEIKQKMFVFEDLPLVDDRGFQKLLRKVETSELAIALKAATEDVKEKVFKNMSSRAGEMLKEEMDDLGPVRMKEVSDVQQRITAMIQDMEVKGELIISGRRGDDMVT; encoded by the coding sequence ATGGATCCCAATAAACTTCCAGGTTCGCTTAAAATTGCAATCCTGATTCAGTCAATGAGCGAGGAAGCATCACAGGTAATAATAAACAGCCTGGATGAAAAAGAAAGAGAAGTTGTGAGTAATCATATGGCCCAAATGGGGTCTATTCCTCCCGATTTGGTGGAAAAGGTGGTGGATGAATTTACCGAGAGTACAAGACATGCAAAGAACAGAAAGCGCTTGGGAATTCCTGAAAAGGACAATAAAGAAAATGGAGAAGAATACATAAAGAGAATCAACACCAGGTCGGCGTCTCTTGGCGCTCTTTTGTCGCTAGATTCAGATAAGCTGTATGAATTGGTAAAGGATGAACATCCGCAGACAATAGCCATAATTATGGTTCATGTCAAAACAAGGATTGCAAGCGATGTTCTTTCAAGATTGCCGGATGAAACAAAAAAAGAAGTTGCATTTAGAGTCGCTAATTTAGACAAGGTAATGGCGGAAATGATTGAAGAGGTAAATTCAGCTTTCGAGGATATTATAGATACGATGGATTCTTCAATCAGTAATGCAAAGGGTGGAACGGATCGTGTGGCTGAAATACTCAACCAGACTGATGAAATGTCCAGCGAGTATATCCTTAACGAAATAGAAGAAAATGATCCTGAGATGGCTGCGGAGATTAAACAGAAGATGTTCGTTTTTGAAGATCTCCCTCTGGTTGACGACAGGGGATTCCAGAAATTGCTTAGGAAGGTGGAAACATCAGAATTGGCAATCGCCTTGAAGGCGGCAACTGAGGATGTCAAAGAAAAGGTCTTTAAGAATATGTCATCGCGGGCAGGTGAAATGTTGAAGGAAGAGATGGATGACTTAGGTCCGGTAAGAATGAAGGAAGTTTCAGATGTCCAGCAGAGAATTACTGCGATGATACAGGATATGGAAGTTAAGGGAGAGCTCATCATCAGTGGCAGGCGAGGGGACGATATGGTAACCTAG
- the flgC gene encoding flagellar basal body rod protein FlgC: MDFLDALRTSSSGLTAQRLRMNLISSNLANIHTTKTPQGGPYKRKDAIFETKPVTESFEKVLKSRGAKGVSEVKVAEIIEDPAPPIMKYDPNHPDADEKGYVATPNINLMEEMVNMITAARSYEANVAAVKASKSMALKALDIGK, from the coding sequence ATGGATTTTCTGGATGCATTACGCACGAGTTCTTCAGGTTTGACTGCACAAAGGCTTCGAATGAACTTGATTTCAAGTAATTTGGCCAATATTCACACCACCAAAACTCCCCAGGGAGGCCCCTACAAAAGAAAAGATGCGATATTTGAAACCAAGCCGGTTACCGAATCCTTTGAAAAAGTGCTGAAATCCCGTGGAGCCAAAGGGGTATCAGAAGTCAAGGTTGCGGAGATCATCGAAGACCCTGCTCCGCCGATAATGAAATACGATCCAAACCACCCTGACGCTGATGAAAAAGGCTATGTGGCTACGCCGAATATCAATTTAATGGAGGAGATGGTAAACATGATTACTGCCGCGCGGAGTTACGAGGCAAACGTTGCCGCGGTTAAGGCCAGCAAGAGTATGGCGTTAAAAGCGTTGGATATAGGTAAATAA
- the fliF gene encoding flagellar basal-body MS-ring/collar protein FliF, translating into MSFNDFSIQLKALLKSLSPGKRVAFLSLISGTIIGFIFLMTWTEKPDFRYLYSNLDMEDASAIIEKLKEQKIKYQIASNGKAILVPEEKLHEIRLEMASQGLPQGGSVGFEVFNNTKIGMTEFVQNVNYQRALQGELSRTINKFKEIESSRVHIVMSPKSLFVDKEEPATASVVLKLRHGGWLNDNQIQGIVHLVSSSVPRLKPEDVTVVDNSGKILAGFKTKSTAERISSSQLEFQEKMEKSMDNRIRTMLEKVLGIDNAIVRVSCLLDFKRREMTEERYFPDNKVVRSEQVLSEASGGSSLNPRGVPGLRSNVSKRKEEGTKDTLEYQKEDKTVNYEIGKMTSVISEPTGEVKRISVAVVVDGTYAKIKARGGRQSWKYIPRAPEEMKTLENIVKRAVNFDPDRGDEVEVANIPFETDKLMGNVEEIKQETWNAKIQKFKPVFKYTFLGIFLLFSFLFIVRPLTRWLTANALTEMDILKELPKTVGELEREYSGSTGRVENTDRVTQLLETDKDVSVGVIKNWMKEK; encoded by the coding sequence ATGTCCTTTAATGATTTTTCCATACAGCTAAAAGCACTGCTAAAAAGTCTTAGCCCGGGAAAACGGGTGGCTTTTTTAAGCCTTATTAGCGGAACCATAATAGGATTTATTTTTTTAATGACATGGACGGAAAAGCCAGATTTCAGGTACCTTTATTCCAATCTGGACATGGAAGATGCATCCGCAATCATTGAAAAACTAAAAGAACAAAAAATTAAGTATCAAATTGCTTCAAACGGAAAAGCGATTTTAGTTCCGGAAGAAAAATTGCATGAAATAAGGCTGGAAATGGCCTCACAGGGTTTGCCCCAGGGCGGAAGTGTCGGGTTTGAAGTTTTTAACAACACCAAGATCGGAATGACGGAGTTTGTCCAGAATGTGAATTACCAACGGGCATTGCAAGGGGAGTTGTCGCGGACAATCAATAAATTTAAAGAGATAGAAAGCTCCAGAGTTCATATTGTGATGTCACCGAAATCACTTTTTGTTGACAAAGAAGAGCCGGCAACCGCTTCCGTGGTTTTAAAACTTCGTCATGGTGGATGGCTTAATGATAACCAGATACAGGGGATCGTCCATCTGGTATCGTCGAGTGTGCCTCGATTGAAACCGGAGGACGTCACTGTCGTGGACAATTCGGGAAAAATCCTGGCAGGATTTAAAACCAAAAGTACGGCAGAGAGAATCAGTTCCAGTCAATTGGAGTTTCAGGAAAAAATGGAAAAAAGCATGGATAACAGAATAAGAACCATGCTGGAAAAGGTATTGGGAATAGACAATGCCATCGTACGGGTGTCTTGCCTGCTTGATTTCAAGAGACGGGAGATGACCGAAGAGAGGTATTTTCCTGATAACAAAGTGGTTCGCAGCGAGCAGGTTTTATCTGAGGCGTCAGGAGGCTCGAGCCTCAATCCGCGCGGTGTACCGGGGCTAAGATCAAACGTATCAAAACGCAAGGAGGAAGGGACAAAAGATACGCTTGAATATCAGAAAGAGGATAAAACCGTTAATTATGAAATAGGTAAAATGACTTCGGTGATATCAGAACCGACAGGTGAGGTTAAAAGAATTTCCGTTGCAGTGGTCGTTGATGGCACCTATGCGAAAATTAAAGCAAGAGGTGGCAGGCAATCGTGGAAATATATTCCCCGCGCACCCGAGGAGATGAAAACGCTGGAAAATATCGTAAAAAGAGCAGTGAATTTTGATCCGGATAGAGGGGATGAGGTGGAAGTCGCCAATATTCCATTTGAAACGGATAAACTTATGGGAAATGTAGAAGAAATTAAGCAGGAAACCTGGAACGCAAAAATCCAAAAGTTTAAGCCTGTTTTTAAATACACCTTTTTAGGCATTTTTCTGTTGTTTTCATTTTTATTTATTGTCAGGCCGTTGACCAGGTGGTTGACCGCAAATGCTTTAACCGAGATGGATATACTCAAAGAACTGCCGAAAACCGTGGGTGAGCTGGAAAGAGAATATAGCGGTTCCACGGGCAGGGTTGAAAATACGGATAGGGTCACCCAATTGCTGGAGACGGATAAAGATGTCTCGGTTGGAGTCATCAAGAATTGGATGAAGGAAAAGTAA
- a CDS encoding sigma-54 dependent transcriptional regulator: protein MGRSDQMQEIFTIVKKVADCDSTILINGETGVGKGLVAKAIHRNSSRKNKPFISINCGAIPENLLESELFGHEKGAFTGALASRSGKFQQASGGTVFLDEIGDMSHDLQVKVLRVLEEGEFEQVGGTQTIKADVRVISATHRDLEEEVQKGKFREDLFFRLFVIPVTIPSLRERKADIPLLISYFLKQANLKNKREVEGISNEAKTLMMRYLWPGNVRELKNMVERLVVLKGKGTILAEDLPGRLKTGKTNKTQQTEIAEKGVCLSSAVTEFEKALILQSLEKTEWVKNKAAKLLHLNRTTLVEKIKRHQLRQMTA, encoded by the coding sequence ATCGGACGCAGCGATCAAATGCAGGAGATTTTCACTATCGTGAAAAAAGTTGCTGACTGCGATAGCACCATATTAATTAATGGGGAGACAGGAGTTGGAAAAGGCCTGGTGGCAAAAGCAATCCACAGAAATTCCAGCAGGAAAAATAAACCGTTTATTTCAATAAATTGTGGCGCGATTCCTGAAAATTTGCTTGAAAGTGAATTGTTCGGACATGAAAAAGGTGCATTTACCGGAGCTTTGGCCTCCAGGTCGGGTAAATTTCAGCAGGCCAGCGGCGGGACTGTATTTTTAGATGAAATCGGTGATATGAGCCATGACCTTCAGGTAAAAGTATTAAGAGTGCTGGAAGAAGGTGAATTTGAACAGGTAGGTGGAACCCAAACCATAAAGGCCGATGTAAGGGTAATTTCAGCAACCCACAGAGATCTGGAGGAAGAAGTCCAAAAAGGAAAATTTAGGGAAGACCTGTTTTTTCGGCTTTTTGTTATACCGGTGACAATTCCTTCGTTAAGAGAACGGAAAGCGGACATACCGCTTCTTATTTCGTATTTTCTTAAACAAGCGAACTTGAAAAACAAACGGGAGGTTGAAGGCATATCAAATGAAGCTAAAACCTTAATGATGCGCTATTTATGGCCGGGAAACGTAAGAGAATTAAAAAACATGGTGGAAAGACTGGTGGTGCTAAAGGGAAAAGGAACGATTTTAGCGGAAGATTTGCCGGGAAGGTTGAAAACAGGGAAAACCAATAAAACACAACAAACTGAAATCGCAGAAAAAGGAGTGTGTTTGAGCAGTGCAGTTACAGAATTTGAAAAAGCCCTTATCCTCCAATCTCTTGAAAAGACCGAATGGGTCAAAAACAAGGCGGCAAAACTGCTCCATTTGAACAGAACCACGCTGGTGGAAAAAATAAAAAGGCATCAACTCCGACAAATGACAGCTTAG
- the fliE gene encoding flagellar hook-basal body complex protein FliE, producing the protein MDKISTQNISKAYPDLLPGNKQPQRVKQKSFGEIIKSSIANVDKAQKASDNAVRKLASGEENDIHKTMITMEKAEISFQLMMAVRNKIIAAYETIMRMQI; encoded by the coding sequence ATGGATAAAATTTCAACTCAAAATATTTCAAAAGCATATCCCGACCTTCTGCCTGGAAACAAGCAACCCCAAAGGGTAAAACAAAAATCCTTTGGAGAAATAATAAAGAGCTCTATTGCCAATGTGGATAAAGCTCAGAAAGCCTCTGACAATGCCGTCCGAAAACTGGCAAGCGGGGAGGAAAATGATATACATAAGACAATGATTACCATGGAAAAGGCTGAAATATCATTCCAGTTGATGATGGCTGTGCGAAATAAAATAATAGCCGCATATGAAACAATCATGCGTATGCAGATTTAA
- the fliI gene encoding flagellar protein export ATPase FliI, whose product MNLSIDLEKYHRKLKNTSTILSVGSVTNVTGLVVEAMGPVAKIGTVCDIFTKGDQKKVGAEVLGFKDSKVKLMPFEEIRGIGPGSRVVARPEKSSVAVGQGLLGRVIDGVGNPIDNKGKIQKEKEYPIYADPVNPLSRKRITRFLDIGIRAVNGLLTVGCGQRMGIFSGSGVGKSVLLGMIARNTKADVNVIALIGERGREVNEFIEKELGEEGLERSVIVVATSDHLPLIRMRGAFIATAIAEYFRDQGKHVNLMMDSVTRFAMAQREIGLALGEPPTMKGYTPSVFTMLPKLLERAGTSSARGTITGLYTVLVEGDDTNEPIADALRSILDGHIVLKRELAMQNHYPAIDILSSVSRVMDDIISSSQKENANRLKAVMATYQKSEDLINIGAYVAGSNPKIDYAIEMNDRVNGYLMQGIEDCVAYDESAKQLEELFK is encoded by the coding sequence ATGAACTTATCAATTGACCTGGAAAAATATCATAGGAAATTAAAAAATACATCTACCATTTTATCTGTTGGAAGTGTGACCAATGTAACCGGTTTGGTTGTTGAAGCCATGGGCCCCGTGGCAAAGATTGGTACTGTTTGCGATATTTTTACCAAAGGGGATCAAAAGAAGGTGGGGGCGGAAGTCTTGGGGTTTAAGGACAGCAAAGTTAAGCTGATGCCGTTTGAAGAAATAAGGGGAATAGGTCCTGGAAGCCGTGTGGTTGCAAGACCGGAAAAGTCGTCTGTTGCGGTGGGGCAAGGGCTTCTTGGACGAGTGATAGATGGAGTCGGTAATCCGATTGATAATAAAGGAAAAATCCAAAAAGAAAAGGAGTACCCCATATACGCGGATCCGGTTAACCCGCTGTCAAGAAAGAGAATCACACGGTTTCTCGACATTGGGATAAGAGCAGTGAACGGATTGTTGACCGTGGGTTGTGGTCAGCGAATGGGTATTTTTTCCGGATCCGGTGTGGGGAAAAGCGTATTGCTGGGCATGATCGCAAGAAATACAAAGGCGGATGTGAATGTGATTGCGCTGATTGGGGAGAGAGGAAGGGAAGTCAACGAATTCATCGAAAAAGAGCTGGGCGAAGAGGGGCTTGAAAGGTCGGTCATTGTCGTGGCAACTTCGGACCACTTGCCTTTGATAAGGATGAGGGGCGCGTTTATCGCCACTGCAATAGCAGAGTATTTTCGGGATCAGGGGAAGCACGTTAATCTTATGATGGATTCTGTAACCCGGTTTGCCATGGCGCAAAGAGAAATCGGTCTTGCGCTTGGAGAGCCGCCGACGATGAAAGGCTATACACCGTCGGTTTTTACCATGCTTCCCAAATTGCTGGAAAGGGCAGGTACTTCTTCAGCCAGAGGAACAATAACCGGCCTGTACACGGTTCTGGTAGAGGGTGATGATACAAATGAACCGATTGCAGATGCATTGAGGTCCATACTGGATGGGCATATCGTCTTAAAAAGAGAACTTGCCATGCAAAATCATTATCCTGCCATAGATATCTTAAGCAGCGTAAGCCGCGTGATGGACGATATCATTTCTTCCTCGCAGAAAGAAAATGCAAACAGGTTAAAAGCAGTAATGGCTACTTACCAAAAGTCAGAAGATTTGATAAATATCGGCGCATATGTTGCCGGCAGCAACCCAAAGATAGATTATGCCATAGAAATGAATGACCGGGTAAACGGATATTTAATGCAGGGAATCGAAGATTGCGTTGCATATGATGAAAGCGCAAAACAGCTTGAAGAATTGTTTAAATGA
- the flgB gene encoding flagellar basal body rod protein FlgB: MESQKIFSQTVSILEKAMDLRAKKHNVIASNIANMDTPGYKAFDLVIEKELQKVAGKGNSILLNKTHKAHLPLRRSKADGVCVQIDDSPGLSLRGDGNTVDLDKQMGNMAENTLMFKAAAQMIHKKFQGLKSAIQGGK; encoded by the coding sequence ATGGAATCACAGAAAATTTTCAGTCAAACGGTATCGATCTTGGAAAAGGCAATGGACTTGAGAGCAAAAAAACATAATGTCATTGCTTCGAATATAGCCAATATGGATACGCCGGGCTATAAGGCCTTTGATCTTGTTATTGAAAAGGAACTTCAGAAAGTTGCCGGTAAAGGAAACAGTATTTTACTTAATAAGACCCATAAGGCTCATTTGCCATTACGGAGGAGCAAAGCAGATGGTGTCTGTGTCCAGATTGACGATTCCCCGGGATTGTCCTTAAGAGGTGACGGGAATACGGTGGACCTAGATAAACAGATGGGAAATATGGCAGAAAATACTCTGATGTTTAAAGCAGCTGCCCAGATGATACATAAAAAATTTCAAGGGCTTAAATCGGCAATTCAGGGAGGTAAATAA
- a CDS encoding FliH/SctL family protein produces MSSNQENAFKLHYFPTIPVNYSTENTRIFNKGNKFERSHHKKGSEVVQKNISKDNTADGIKKGSIDETVREIEEKAYAKGFARGEKAGIASGEKKFESVINSINKGLYELIKIRQHICLETEQEIVKLTMAIARKIVCHEIRVNKATVANVVKEAMNKVEGNETVKVKLSIKDFQFITNKKPVILDKITNIENVVFEMDESISDGGCLIETESGDIDSRVEKQFQAVEEAFKSINKQH; encoded by the coding sequence ATGTCTTCAAATCAGGAAAATGCTTTTAAGCTTCACTACTTTCCCACCATTCCTGTCAATTATTCAACTGAAAATACAAGAATTTTTAATAAAGGAAATAAATTTGAACGCAGTCATCATAAGAAGGGATCTGAAGTAGTTCAGAAAAATATTTCAAAAGACAATACAGCTGATGGAATTAAAAAGGGATCCATCGATGAAACTGTCAGGGAAATAGAAGAAAAAGCATATGCAAAGGGTTTTGCCAGAGGCGAAAAGGCTGGTATCGCATCGGGAGAAAAGAAATTCGAATCCGTCATAAACAGCATAAATAAGGGCTTATACGAGCTAATAAAAATAAGGCAGCATATTTGTCTGGAGACGGAACAGGAAATAGTAAAACTTACCATGGCCATCGCCCGAAAAATTGTATGTCATGAGATAAGAGTAAATAAAGCCACTGTGGCAAATGTGGTTAAAGAGGCGATGAACAAGGTTGAAGGCAATGAAACAGTGAAGGTTAAACTCAGCATCAAAGATTTTCAGTTCATAACCAATAAAAAACCCGTCATACTGGATAAAATAACCAATATTGAAAATGTTGTTTTTGAAATGGATGAATCGATATCCGACGGGGGGTGCTTGATAGAAACGGAATCAGGAGATATTGATTCAAGGGTTGAAAAGCAGTTTCAAGCTGTCGAAGAGGCATTTAAAAGTATAAATAAACAGCACTGA